The sequence AAAGTAAACGCCCCAGTAATCGGTGCTGTTCACCCATAACCTGACAACAAAATTCACACTGCTGTCGGCCAGTTCGCCCACCACCACCATCGGTGCGGGATCGTTCAGGATTCTGCTGTCTTTACTGATCAGATCATCCAGTACCTGCCGG is a genomic window of Pseudomonadota bacterium containing:
- a CDS encoding mechanosensitive ion channel yields the protein RQVLDDLISKDSRILNDPAPMVVVGELADSSVNFVVRLWVNSTDYWGVYFDTTEVVKLRFDEEGISIPYPQQDVHMYQHQGQ